One Salvia miltiorrhiza cultivar Shanhuang (shh) chromosome 6, IMPLAD_Smil_shh, whole genome shotgun sequence genomic window, GTCTTGTTCAACCGAAATCAGAGGACTCTACTAAAAAAATTTCCAAAAGAGGTTGTTGTTTCGGCATTTTCGGGCGAAAAGCTGAACCTGTAGATCAGTACGAGGAGGATCTAGAAGATATAGAGGGTAATACAAGAGCAGAACAATCATCTGTTACTGGAGAGGTGAAGATCATTAACTTCTGCTATTGGTTcagaatctctctctctctctctctctcacacacacacacacacacacacacacacatttatataaattttgtctGGTTTAtctaaattgattaaaattttgggGCCACTTCCTatcaaaattacaaaattaattttcacgTCTTAGTTTACAAATGGGAGTGATTTATGCACAAAGACAGCAATTAAGATAAGGTTGCTCTTGAAGACATATACCATATCATGATCTTAGTCATCTTCACATGAATGGCTTGTAAGAATTATATTACTCAAGGTCATTGCGGTGAAAAGAATAGAATTTATCAATAAGCCGAAGTGTCACAGTACATATTAACATGATAAATATGTTCTCGTTACCCATTCCACAACATTTATACTGATGAATCAATGCAAATGTGCTTGATCTTAAATATTGTGAAGCTTTTGGACCTGTGGGGTTGATATCAATAACATCAAAATCCTTCGAGTTATGTGGTTCTCTGGGTTGCACACGCTGGATTCTGTTTGTTCTGTCATATAACGCACAGAGCATGTACCTTCGATGATGAGTCATATTGGTTGTTTACTTTCTTAAATACCTTCTATAAGTTGCTTCTCAATTGGCCTAGTACAGAAACTTCAGTCTCATAATTACTGGTCTTTTTTCATTTCATATTTTATCAGTTCTACATTGTGATTTTGGACACCATCTGATGCTCTATCTTCTATTTGTTATATAGGAAGTTCCAGCTGCATTTGTATCTTTCAAGTCTCGTTTCAGCGCTGCAGTAGTTTCACACCTCCAACAAGGGGTTAGACCCACAGATTGGCAAACTGAACCAGCTCCAGATCCCCAAGATGTATATTGGCCCTTCTTTTCTGCATCATTCATTACAAGATGGATGTGCAACGTTGCTGTTATTTTTGCATGTCTTATTATAACCATTATGTTCATTGTACCTGTTTTCATAGCCCAAGGGCTTGCTAATTTGACTCAGTTGGAGACCATGCTACCCTTTTTGAGTGGCTTATTAAAAATGTAAGTTATTTTGTCGAAATTAAAATTCTTAAACCCGAGTTATCTTTTGACAAAATCAATAATGTGTTAAAATACTGATCCAGACAGTACAAACTTATAAACTTTTATGTGTATGCCTGATGGCTATCGGTTATGAATATAATGACAGCTTATCCAAGCTTTTAGTATTATGACATGAAATCTTATGTGCCAAATGAATGCAGGAAAATCGTTACCCAAGTGGTTACAGGATATCTTCCGAGTCTCATCCTTGAGATGTTTTTAGTTTTAGTGCCACCAGTCATGATCATGCTTTCTTCCATTCAAGGACACGTTGCCCTTAGCCAGATTGAGAAAAGTGCATGTATCAAAATGGTATGGTTCACCGTATGGAACATCTTCTTTGCCAATGTGCTATCCGGATCAGCGCTATACAAGTTTAACCTTCTTCTGGAGCCTAAAAAAGTTCCTGAACTATTAGCCGTGGCTGTTCCTGGACaggtatttttcattttgacTGTTAGCATCTCATACTTCTAATTACATATATTCTGAAACTCTGATTCCTTGTATAAGAATTCATCAGAGTTTTGATTATTTTGTGTAAGAATTCTGTTTCGTTTTAATGAGGTGACTTTTGTAGAGATGTTCTGAGTTCTTTCATGTTGATGAAGTTGAATTTCTTTGTCGGCCCTTCTTAACTTTTTTCTGTGAAAAGATTCTATGATCAAATCTTCCTACTTCAAATGCTTATGTATATTGAGTGAGAGATTCCATGTGAAAACAAATCCATTGCAGAGAAACAAATATGTAAAAATCTTATGACTTTTCAATGCTAGTTAACCTACACAATCTTTTTGTCAATGTACATGAATTCTATCAAGGATCGTTGTAGCTTAAGTGGTGTGGAGTCAGCGTGAAAGTGACCAAGAGAGGAAATAATAATTTCCCATATTTTCGTTCCTTCAACTATATAATTGTTTGTCAGCATGTCTTCGTGTCTGTTTTAGTGTGGGTGTATAAACTAGGGAACACAccttttcttttcaaaatctTATTATAGATGTAATTGACTCTACACATAAACAAGTAGGGTCTGCATAAGTCCCCTCTTTCACTCAGGCATTTATAAGTAAAATATTGTGTCACTCCTTCTCTGTAGTTCCCAAGCAGCATATATTCGTATTGCAAGAATTTCTGGACCTCATATTCTAAGTCAATAAATATTTTGATGTTTCTTTTCCAGGCCTCATTCTTCATTGCATATGTTGTAACATCTGGATGGACCACTACATTTTCTACAGAGCTTTTTCGGCTGAAGTTCCTCGTTTGTAGAATTTTGAAAGGAGGTATGTGTTGCTGCTCTAATGAAGAACTCGAGGTCCTTTCCAACCCTTATCACAGACAAATTCCCAGAATTCTCTTTTTCAGCCTTCTTGGTATAACGTACTTCTTCCTCGCACCCCTCATTTTGCCATTTGTACTGATTTTCTACGGCCTCGGATATATCATCTATCGTAACCAGGTCAGACCATTTTCTCATTTATCCTTTAATATTTCACGTATTGGTGTCGCGTACTGGCAGCTGATTTGTTTTATTGTTCTTCCTGGGCAGCTATTGAATGTTTACGCACCAAAGTATGAAACAGGCG contains:
- the LOC130989596 gene encoding CSC1-like protein HYP1 isoform X2, producing the protein MGNQLNIDFTDLPNKSLDTFSISNVNDGSNRLWIHFSAVYIFTAVVCYLLYSEYDYISALRISYFYSSKPRPSQFTVLVRSIPVTSGKSFSDSVESFFSECYPSTYLSHSVIHRADRLKRIINKADKVYKGLVQPKSEDSTKKISKRGCCFGIFGRKAEPVDQYEEDLEDIEGNTRAEQSSVTGEEVPAAFVSFKSRFSAAVVSHLQQGVRPTDWQTEPAPDPQDVYWPFFSASFITRWMCNVAVIFACLIITIMFIVPVFIAQGLANLTQLETMLPFLSGLLKMKIVTQVVTGYLPSLILEMFLVLVPPVMIMLSSIQGHVALSQIEKSACIKMVWFTVWNIFFANVLSGSALYKFNLLLEPKKVPELLAVAVPGQASFFIAYVVTSGWTTTFSTELFRLKFLVCRILKGGMCCCSNEELEVLSNPYHRQIPRILFFSLLGITYFFLAPLILPFVLIFYGLGYIIYRNQLLNVYAPKYETGGKFWPVVHDATIVFLILMHVIAIGVFGIKKVPLASSLTIPLPILTLLFNSYCQKRFLPSFKGYPAECLINKDRLDQNDPSILSFHERLATAYEYPAMEAVIDSEASETSATTPLMRGYR